One Edaphobacter bradus DNA window includes the following coding sequences:
- a CDS encoding tyrosine-type recombinase/integrase, which translates to MSILFQHAMRYEWATTNPIRLVRQSALPLQEEIVLEPVEIAALLAELRDPFRTLILLASVTGLRRGELFGLKWEDVDFHEAEIRVVRSVVDQVEGPPKTLASRRPLPLSPELAASLENWKKQTSYSGSEDWVFASPLALGRKPYWPDAVLKRHIFPAAVRAGITKRIGWHSFRRTLATLLQSSGASVKTTQELMRHSSPVMTLGTYAKAVTADKRHAQDAIAALFVGKAGNASIAQS; encoded by the coding sequence ATGAGCATCTTGTTCCAACATGCGATGAGGTATGAATGGGCGACAACCAACCCCATTCGACTTGTCCGGCAGAGTGCTCTGCCGCTACAGGAAGAGATTGTTTTGGAACCTGTAGAGATTGCAGCACTCCTCGCGGAACTTCGTGACCCTTTCCGCACCCTCATCCTATTAGCATCCGTCACTGGACTGCGGCGAGGAGAGTTGTTCGGGTTGAAATGGGAGGACGTGGACTTCCACGAGGCAGAGATAAGAGTTGTTCGGTCAGTGGTGGATCAGGTCGAGGGACCACCGAAGACTCTAGCCTCACGTCGCCCACTGCCCTTGTCTCCCGAGTTGGCCGCGTCTCTTGAGAACTGGAAGAAGCAAACCAGCTACTCCGGCTCTGAAGACTGGGTGTTTGCTAGCCCACTTGCCCTTGGCAGAAAACCCTACTGGCCGGATGCCGTGCTCAAGCGGCACATCTTTCCAGCAGCGGTAAGGGCAGGGATCACGAAGCGGATAGGCTGGCATAGCTTCCGGCGAACGCTCGCAACCTTGCTGCAATCCTCGGGAGCGTCGGTAAAGACGACGCAAGAGCTTATGCGTCACTCTTCACCCGTGATGACCCTTGGAACGTATGCCAAGGCAGTGACAGCAGACAAGCGACACGCTCAAGACGCTATCGCTGCTTTGTTTGTAGGGAAGGCGGGTAACGCATCTATTGCTCAATCATGA
- a CDS encoding oxidative damage protection protein, translating into MAHMVFCTKYKAEMEGLDEPPFDSDFGQKIYKNVSKKAWGEWVERQKMLLNEYRLQPWTREAQEFLVEQMNEFFFGEGGALPKEYVPPAQ; encoded by the coding sequence ATGGCACACATGGTGTTTTGCACGAAGTACAAGGCGGAGATGGAGGGGCTGGATGAGCCTCCGTTCGACTCTGATTTTGGCCAGAAGATCTACAAGAACGTCTCGAAGAAGGCCTGGGGCGAGTGGGTGGAGCGCCAGAAGATGCTGCTGAACGAGTACCGGCTGCAGCCGTGGACGCGCGAGGCACAGGAGTTTCTGGTGGAGCAGATGAACGAGTTTTTCTTCGGCGAGGGCGGCGCACTGCCGAAGGAGTACGTCCCGCCTGCGCAGTAG
- a CDS encoding ribonuclease R family protein gives MPGHPYQQTDRELLQRIERSAGQRAGYKQLIRELGLGGGRERRLLLEQLARMTARGALVKLDREQWALPSAAPEKTARVRSSASDAGDGFRTTRDRLVAGKIDLHRDGYAFVRPNDGAGREDDIFIPPNELNGAMQGDEVLVDEAQRGRDGRRSGRVARVLTRRNPTVVGIFHYARTHRQSPWENTLLRGNYVTPLDERMAGSPGGGAILIPESAEVVATPLGTPHRVLGDEARRGFAWNAGDEDSLEGLAVDVEIMDFPAPGRPARGRVIEVLGPPDAFGVDVEIVIRKHRLPHVFPANVLVEAEDAAKRTVATLSESERARRQDFRGLPIVTIDGETARDFDDAVLVRPLANGNWELQVHIADVGHYVRPGTTLDLEARLRGTSVYFPDRAVPMLPQELSSDMCSLRPNEDRLVLSCVMEIDARGEVLGYAVGEGIIRSARRMTYTQVQAILDGDAAVREEFMELVPEFERMHELALKLNAKRKRRGSIDFDLPEPVILFDPDGNMEAIVRSERGWSHRLIEEFMLSANECVAHWIEAQEIPGIYRIHETPDPKRIVEFEETAAQFGQTLGLGNLPVRRVQMKADRRESRGSGRAAKVHEVAESIAVTPQMYQRLTAKIAGKPEERILAYLMLRSLKQARYSEKNVGHFALASPSYTHFTSPIRRYPDLIVHRLLRELLHAGADPRGAAILSSEPQPWGGKAATHSARHEDDGPLPEDELEAIARESSEAERRADDAERELIEWKKIKFMQDRVGEDFDAIILSCTKYGFFVELNELFIEGLVPIGTLMDDRYVFRDTDRQIVGARNGRVFRMGQRVRVLLDRIDRQQRRLQFALLPSEYDDANAPRSLRRSKKAPRDGDEVRPAKPRPKSKAKTRTRNKKAKGKQR, from the coding sequence ATGCCGGGACATCCATATCAACAGACAGATCGCGAACTGCTGCAGCGCATTGAGCGCTCGGCGGGACAACGCGCAGGGTACAAGCAGCTAATTCGCGAGCTTGGGCTGGGTGGAGGCCGCGAGCGCAGGCTGCTGCTGGAGCAGCTTGCGCGTATGACGGCGCGAGGTGCACTGGTGAAGCTGGACCGCGAACAGTGGGCGCTCCCTTCGGCCGCTCCGGAGAAGACGGCTCGGGTACGTTCGTCAGCGAGCGATGCGGGCGATGGATTTCGCACGACGCGCGACCGGCTGGTGGCGGGAAAGATCGATCTGCATCGCGATGGGTATGCGTTTGTGCGGCCGAACGATGGCGCAGGGCGCGAGGACGACATCTTCATTCCGCCGAATGAGCTGAACGGTGCAATGCAAGGCGACGAGGTGCTGGTCGACGAGGCGCAGCGCGGGCGCGATGGCAGGCGTTCGGGACGCGTGGCGCGGGTACTGACGCGGCGGAATCCTACTGTGGTGGGGATCTTTCACTACGCGCGGACGCATCGGCAGAGTCCGTGGGAGAACACACTGCTACGCGGAAACTATGTAACTCCGCTCGATGAGCGGATGGCTGGCTCGCCAGGCGGTGGGGCGATCCTGATTCCTGAGAGCGCGGAGGTTGTCGCGACGCCGCTGGGGACTCCGCATCGTGTGCTTGGTGACGAGGCCCGTCGCGGCTTTGCGTGGAATGCGGGCGATGAGGATTCACTGGAGGGTCTGGCGGTCGATGTCGAGATCATGGACTTCCCTGCTCCGGGCCGGCCTGCGCGTGGGAGAGTGATCGAGGTGCTGGGGCCTCCGGATGCGTTTGGGGTGGATGTCGAGATCGTGATTCGCAAGCATCGTCTGCCGCATGTGTTTCCGGCGAATGTGCTCGTGGAGGCCGAGGATGCGGCGAAGAGGACGGTTGCGACGCTGAGTGAGAGCGAGCGAGCGCGGCGGCAGGACTTTCGCGGGCTTCCGATTGTGACGATCGACGGCGAGACGGCACGGGACTTCGACGATGCTGTCCTGGTTCGACCGCTTGCGAACGGCAACTGGGAGCTGCAGGTGCACATCGCCGATGTGGGCCACTATGTGAGGCCGGGGACAACGCTCGATCTGGAGGCGCGACTGCGCGGGACTTCGGTTTACTTTCCAGACCGCGCGGTTCCGATGCTGCCGCAGGAACTTTCAAGCGATATGTGCAGCCTGAGGCCGAATGAGGACCGGCTGGTGCTGAGCTGCGTGATGGAGATCGACGCCCGCGGCGAGGTGCTGGGATATGCGGTCGGCGAAGGCATCATTCGCAGCGCCCGTCGCATGACGTACACGCAGGTACAGGCGATCCTAGACGGCGATGCAGCCGTGCGCGAAGAGTTCATGGAACTGGTGCCGGAGTTCGAGCGGATGCATGAACTGGCGCTGAAGCTGAATGCGAAGCGGAAGCGGCGCGGGTCGATTGACTTCGACCTTCCGGAGCCAGTGATCCTCTTCGACCCGGATGGGAACATGGAGGCGATTGTGCGGTCGGAGCGCGGCTGGTCGCACCGGCTGATCGAGGAGTTCATGCTGTCGGCTAACGAGTGCGTCGCGCACTGGATCGAAGCGCAGGAGATTCCGGGAATCTACCGGATTCACGAGACTCCTGATCCGAAGCGCATTGTGGAGTTTGAGGAGACGGCGGCGCAGTTCGGTCAGACGCTGGGCCTTGGCAACCTTCCCGTCCGGCGTGTGCAGATGAAGGCCGACCGCAGGGAGTCGCGTGGCAGCGGGCGCGCGGCGAAGGTGCATGAGGTGGCCGAGTCGATTGCCGTGACTCCGCAGATGTACCAGCGGCTTACGGCTAAGATTGCGGGCAAGCCGGAGGAGCGGATTCTGGCGTACCTGATGCTGCGGTCGCTGAAGCAGGCTCGGTACAGCGAGAAGAATGTCGGCCACTTCGCGCTGGCGTCGCCGAGCTACACGCACTTCACGTCGCCGATTCGGCGCTATCCGGACCTGATTGTGCATCGGCTGCTGCGCGAACTGCTGCATGCAGGCGCAGACCCGCGGGGTGCAGCGATTCTAAGCAGTGAGCCTCAGCCCTGGGGCGGGAAGGCTGCGACGCATTCGGCGCGGCATGAAGACGACGGGCCATTGCCGGAAGACGAGCTGGAGGCGATTGCGCGGGAGTCGAGCGAGGCAGAGCGGCGCGCCGATGACGCGGAGCGTGAGCTGATCGAGTGGAAGAAGATCAAGTTCATGCAGGATCGCGTCGGCGAGGACTTTGACGCGATCATCCTCTCGTGCACAAAGTACGGCTTCTTCGTGGAGCTGAACGAGCTGTTCATCGAGGGTCTGGTGCCGATTGGCACGCTGATGGACGACCGCTACGTCTTTCGCGATACGGACCGGCAGATCGTGGGTGCGCGGAACGGGCGCGTCTTCAGGATGGGCCAAAGGGTTCGCGTGCTGCTGGACCGGATCGACCGGCAGCAGCGCCGGCTGCAGTTTGCCCTGCTGCCTAGCGAGTACGACGATGCGAATGCACCGCGGTCGCTCCGGAGATCGAAGAAGGCGCCGCGCGACGGTGACGAGGTTCGGCCCGCGAAGCCGAGGCCGAAGTCCAAGGCGAAGACGCGAACGCGCAACAAGAAGGCAAAGGGCAAGCAGCGCTGA
- the tyrS gene encoding tyrosine--tRNA ligase: protein MSTFPSLEDQLDLITKGAAEIVPLEALKERITQSIASGRPMRIKAGFDPTAPDLHLGHTVLIRKLKHFQDLGHTVIFLIGDSTALIGDPTGRNVTRKPLTPEQIAANAETYKEQVFKILDPVKTEVRYNSEWLDKLSYYDMVKLLGQFTVSQMLEREDFHKRFNEEQPISLHEMIYPIAQGYDSVALSADVELGGTDQKFNLMRGRDLQRHFGQPQQIILMTPILEGLDGVQKMSKSLGNAIGIHEPAAEMYGKLMSISDELMWKYWTLLTDLRGSEIAAMQEDVAGGRLHPMQAKKNLAHAITTDFHSQAEADAAAEGWATQFQQKGVATHVPVVHIPLNAEGLMAATDDGAALKVAKLLHLAGLAASAGEATRKLTENAVSVNGEKFNGKLLSRNALGESPILRLGKRSVRVEWVE from the coding sequence ATGTCTACGTTTCCTTCGCTTGAAGATCAGCTTGACCTTATTACCAAGGGTGCGGCGGAGATTGTTCCGCTGGAGGCTCTGAAAGAGCGCATCACGCAGTCGATTGCTTCGGGTCGTCCGATGCGGATCAAGGCTGGGTTTGATCCTACGGCTCCGGACCTGCACCTGGGGCATACGGTGCTGATCCGGAAGCTGAAGCACTTTCAGGACCTGGGGCACACCGTTATTTTCTTGATTGGCGACTCTACGGCGCTGATTGGCGACCCGACCGGGCGGAATGTGACGCGGAAGCCGCTGACTCCGGAGCAGATTGCGGCGAACGCAGAGACGTACAAGGAGCAGGTGTTCAAGATTCTGGACCCGGTGAAGACGGAGGTGCGGTACAACTCCGAATGGCTGGATAAGCTGAGCTACTACGACATGGTGAAGTTGCTGGGGCAGTTCACGGTGTCGCAGATGCTGGAGCGCGAGGACTTTCATAAGCGGTTCAATGAGGAGCAGCCGATCTCGCTGCACGAGATGATCTATCCGATTGCGCAGGGGTACGATAGCGTCGCTCTAAGCGCGGACGTCGAGCTGGGCGGGACCGACCAGAAGTTCAACCTGATGCGCGGGCGCGATCTGCAGCGGCACTTTGGCCAGCCGCAGCAGATTATTTTGATGACGCCGATCCTTGAGGGTCTGGACGGCGTGCAGAAGATGTCGAAGTCGCTGGGGAACGCGATTGGGATTCATGAGCCGGCGGCGGAGATGTACGGGAAGCTGATGTCGATCTCCGACGAGTTAATGTGGAAGTACTGGACGCTGCTGACAGATCTGCGCGGGTCGGAGATTGCCGCGATGCAGGAGGATGTCGCGGGCGGAAGGCTGCATCCGATGCAGGCAAAGAAGAACCTGGCGCATGCGATTACAACGGACTTCCACTCGCAGGCTGAGGCCGATGCTGCGGCGGAGGGCTGGGCGACGCAGTTTCAGCAAAAGGGCGTGGCGACGCATGTTCCGGTAGTGCATATCCCGCTCAATGCGGAGGGTCTGATGGCTGCAACGGACGACGGCGCTGCGCTGAAGGTGGCGAAACTGCTGCATCTTGCTGGGCTGGCGGCGTCGGCGGGTGAGGCGACGCGCAAGCTGACGGAGAACGCGGTGAGCGTGAATGGAGAGAAGTTCAACGGGAAGCTGTTGAGCCGGAACGCGCTGGGTGAAAGCCCGATCCTGCGGCTGGGCAAGCGGAGTGTTCGCGTGGAGTGGGTAGAGTAA
- a CDS encoding DUF2256 and DUF3253 domain-containing protein, translated as MPDRKPKPDRPTPHKEKLCKTCKRPFHWTEQNARDWDILKYCSEACSGYHPGEKDAALEAAILELLAERDPGKTICPSEAAKLVAGNAREKSHSARRDWESLVEPARAAARRLVAQGRILITQHNRPVDPATTKGPIRLRLR; from the coding sequence ATGCCCGACCGCAAACCCAAACCGGACCGCCCCACTCCACACAAGGAAAAGCTCTGCAAGACCTGCAAGCGCCCATTCCATTGGACCGAGCAAAACGCCCGCGACTGGGACATCCTCAAATACTGCAGCGAAGCCTGCAGCGGCTACCACCCCGGCGAAAAAGACGCCGCCCTCGAAGCCGCCATCCTTGAGCTCCTGGCCGAACGTGATCCAGGCAAAACCATCTGCCCCTCCGAGGCCGCGAAACTGGTAGCCGGCAACGCCCGCGAAAAATCCCACTCGGCCCGCCGCGACTGGGAGTCCCTCGTGGAGCCCGCCCGCGCCGCCGCCCGCCGCCTCGTCGCCCAGGGCCGCATCCTCATCACGCAGCACAACCGCCCCGTCGACCCCGCCACCACAAAGGGCCCCATCCGTTTACGACTCCGCTAA
- a CDS encoding YybH family protein — MTIRREMRQGSKMVLGAALCGCFAALVFGAGCNRQAPADTRAADAQAIRDLDSQWSKSAAAHDVDGTVSYYSDDAVVLPPNGPMLTDKQAIRAGWAGMVGPGRNVSWQTTKAEAAASGDIAYTMGTYSLTMQDAQGKPVSDRGKYLCVWKKQADGKWKAVQDTWNSDLPVAVPEAPASKNMKKK, encoded by the coding sequence ATGACGATTCGTCGCGAAATGAGACAGGGATCGAAGATGGTTCTGGGGGCGGCTTTGTGCGGGTGTTTTGCGGCGCTGGTGTTTGGCGCGGGATGCAATCGGCAGGCCCCGGCGGATACGCGGGCGGCGGATGCGCAGGCGATTCGGGATCTTGACTCGCAGTGGTCCAAGTCTGCTGCCGCGCATGATGTGGATGGTACGGTCTCGTACTACAGCGATGATGCTGTTGTATTGCCGCCGAATGGACCGATGCTCACGGATAAACAGGCGATTCGTGCTGGGTGGGCCGGGATGGTGGGGCCGGGGAGAAACGTCTCGTGGCAGACAACGAAGGCGGAGGCCGCGGCTTCTGGCGATATTGCCTACACCATGGGGACGTATTCGCTGACGATGCAGGATGCCCAGGGCAAACCAGTCTCTGACCGCGGCAAGTATCTATGCGTATGGAAGAAGCAGGCGGACGGCAAGTGGAAGGCCGTGCAGGATACGTGGAACTCTGACTTGCCGGTGGCGGTGCCTGAGGCTCCGGCTTCGAAGAATATGAAGAAGAAGTAA
- a CDS encoding VTT domain-containing protein: MNYYLAHITYPIIFIAVLARQLWLPVPAILFLLSGGTLAGSGKLSYVGILLVAILGCVLADLVWFETGRVSGKRVVRLLCTLANDPSYCIRRGRAAFEKRGVRLLLIAKFFPGLDGITPPLAGMLGASRTAFLVHDCGGALLWAGAYISCGFLFAESLYRVERYISVYATALTLAFGVPLVLLFVWKLVPLVRMIQSLQHLQITPEQLKERLNHGDKIAIIDLLRFEEDPQGVSGIPGAVRLVPNEIRRKKHFRVPDDVDMVVYCRSQNSFVSARVAAAMRKHGLQRVHVLAGGLEAWKARGFPLSDQFADPRTELTRLGVEMSPEWQPLPASGVGG, translated from the coding sequence ATGAACTACTATCTGGCCCACATCACCTATCCCATCATTTTTATTGCGGTCCTCGCACGTCAGCTCTGGCTTCCGGTTCCGGCTATTCTGTTTCTCCTGTCCGGAGGAACGTTGGCAGGCTCCGGCAAGTTGAGCTACGTCGGAATTCTGCTGGTGGCTATCCTGGGATGTGTTCTGGCTGACCTAGTCTGGTTCGAAACTGGCCGTGTAAGCGGTAAGCGGGTGGTGCGATTGCTATGCACTCTGGCGAACGACCCCAGTTACTGCATTCGACGTGGGAGGGCAGCCTTCGAGAAGAGGGGAGTTCGGCTTCTTCTGATTGCCAAATTCTTTCCAGGCCTCGATGGCATCACTCCCCCGCTGGCCGGGATGCTGGGAGCTTCGCGAACGGCCTTCCTGGTTCATGACTGCGGAGGCGCATTACTTTGGGCGGGCGCATACATCAGTTGCGGCTTTCTCTTCGCGGAGAGCCTGTACAGGGTTGAGCGTTATATCTCGGTCTACGCCACTGCATTGACTTTGGCGTTCGGCGTTCCCCTCGTGCTGCTTTTCGTCTGGAAGCTTGTGCCGCTCGTGCGAATGATTCAATCGCTTCAACATCTGCAGATCACTCCGGAACAACTGAAAGAACGGCTGAATCACGGCGATAAGATCGCCATCATCGACCTGCTGCGCTTCGAGGAAGATCCTCAGGGAGTGTCCGGAATCCCGGGAGCAGTGCGCCTCGTTCCAAACGAGATTCGGCGCAAGAAGCATTTCCGTGTGCCCGACGACGTTGACATGGTGGTCTACTGCCGCTCCCAGAATAGCTTCGTGAGCGCGCGTGTGGCGGCGGCGATGCGTAAGCACGGACTTCAACGTGTCCATGTTCTGGCGGGCGGTCTGGAGGCGTGGAAGGCCCGCGGTTTTCCACTGAGTGATCAGTTTGCCGATCCACGGACGGAGCTGACGCGACTGGGGGTCGAGATGTCTCCGGAATGGCAGCCGCTTCCGGCTTCGGGTGTAGGCGGGTGA
- a CDS encoding MmcQ/YjbR family DNA-binding protein, with the protein MDAERIRAFLLTLPHVAETMQWGANLVFWAGDKAIGGKMFALVNLDSDDRHGAVISWAAGPERYSELLELDGLFPAPYLARAHWVAAQRWDVFSPAEWQHELTQAHRHIFNKLPPRTRAVLAMPTRERNRLIADRKRLLKSQGRIR; encoded by the coding sequence ATGGACGCCGAGCGCATCCGAGCCTTCCTCCTCACCCTCCCCCACGTCGCCGAGACCATGCAGTGGGGAGCCAACCTCGTCTTCTGGGCCGGAGACAAAGCCATCGGCGGCAAGATGTTTGCCCTCGTCAACCTCGATAGCGACGATCGACACGGAGCCGTCATCTCCTGGGCCGCCGGCCCCGAGCGCTACTCTGAACTCCTCGAACTCGATGGCCTCTTCCCCGCGCCCTATCTCGCCCGAGCCCACTGGGTCGCCGCCCAACGCTGGGACGTCTTCAGCCCCGCCGAGTGGCAGCACGAACTCACCCAGGCTCACCGGCACATCTTCAACAAACTCCCACCCCGCACCCGCGCCGTCCTCGCCATGCCCACCCGCGAGCGCAACCGCCTCATCGCCGACCGCAAGCGCCTCCTCAAATCCCAGGGCCGAATCCGCTAA
- the rpmB gene encoding 50S ribosomal protein L28: MAQVCEFCGKGPQFGNNISHAHNTTRRRWNVNLQAVKAVVNGASKRVRVCTSCIKTGKIVKG; encoded by the coding sequence ATGGCACAAGTATGTGAATTCTGCGGCAAGGGACCGCAGTTCGGAAACAACATCTCGCACGCCCACAACACCACCCGCCGTCGGTGGAACGTCAACCTGCAGGCCGTCAAGGCTGTCGTCAACGGTGCCAGCAAACGCGTGCGCGTCTGCACCAGCTGCATCAAGACCGGCAAGATCGTAAAGGGCTAA
- the msrB gene encoding peptide-methionine (R)-S-oxide reductase MsrB translates to MAETTRAEKIHKTEAEWRELLTPEQFHIMREKGTERAFTGALLDNHETGVYHCAACNAPLFTSDKKFESGSGWPSFWLPISAEAIEAHEDNTHGMKRIEVTCAKCGAHLGHVFPDGPRPTGMRYCINSASLGFEKQ, encoded by the coding sequence ATGGCTGAGACGACAAGGGCTGAAAAGATCCACAAGACCGAGGCGGAGTGGCGCGAGTTGCTGACGCCCGAGCAGTTCCACATCATGCGCGAGAAAGGCACGGAGCGGGCCTTCACCGGCGCTCTGCTGGATAACCACGAGACTGGTGTCTACCACTGCGCGGCGTGCAACGCTCCACTGTTTACGTCGGACAAGAAGTTCGAGTCCGGCAGCGGCTGGCCTAGCTTCTGGCTGCCGATCTCAGCAGAGGCGATTGAAGCGCACGAAGACAACACGCATGGCATGAAGCGGATCGAGGTGACCTGCGCGAAGTGCGGCGCGCACCTGGGACACGTCTTCCCCGATGGGCCGCGACCGACTGGAATGCGCTACTGCATCAACAGCGCTTCGCTGGGATTCGAGAAGCAATAA
- a CDS encoding RidA family protein has protein sequence MGTQNKTAISTKEAPAAIGPYSQAVRVGDTLFASGQVGLDPATGQLVAGGVKEQTIRVLENVKAVLAEAGLDLVHVVKTTVFLKSMGDFAAMNEIYAKYLAPDGVVPPARSTVAVAALPKDALVEIEVIAKEAGA, from the coding sequence ATGGGAACTCAGAATAAGACTGCAATTTCGACTAAAGAAGCTCCGGCCGCCATTGGCCCCTACTCGCAGGCCGTACGCGTGGGAGACACGCTGTTTGCCTCCGGACAGGTAGGGTTGGATCCGGCGACCGGCCAGCTCGTCGCCGGAGGCGTCAAGGAGCAGACCATACGGGTACTCGAGAACGTGAAGGCCGTACTGGCCGAGGCTGGACTCGACCTTGTGCATGTGGTCAAGACGACCGTCTTTCTAAAAAGCATGGGCGACTTCGCCGCGATGAACGAGATTTATGCGAAGTACCTCGCTCCGGATGGAGTCGTTCCCCCGGCCCGCTCGACCGTCGCCGTTGCGGCGCTGCCGAAGGACGCGCTGGTAGAGATTGAGGTCATCGCCAAGGAAGCCGGAGCGTAG
- a CDS encoding YidB family protein yields the protein MIQPRGDIMGILDSLQSLAGQAGDAAQTDNAKVAGGLIQALTSHPEGIQGILNSLTANGMAQHVSDWAKGQGTTATPEQVQQGLGGSGFLEKIAEHAGVSPAVATTALATILPMAIQQFAPNGQATEQSALGDLAKQFLGKLVS from the coding sequence TTGATTCAACCCCGAGGTGACATAATGGGAATTCTCGATTCGCTTCAGTCTCTAGCAGGACAAGCCGGCGATGCTGCGCAAACAGACAACGCAAAGGTCGCAGGCGGTCTCATTCAGGCCCTTACGTCGCATCCGGAAGGCATTCAGGGCATTCTTAACAGCCTGACCGCGAATGGCATGGCGCAGCACGTCAGCGACTGGGCCAAAGGGCAGGGAACAACGGCCACACCAGAGCAGGTCCAGCAGGGTCTGGGCGGTTCGGGCTTCCTCGAGAAGATCGCCGAGCACGCCGGAGTCTCTCCAGCCGTTGCGACGACGGCGCTTGCCACAATCCTTCCAATGGCGATCCAGCAGTTCGCGCCTAACGGACAGGCGACCGAACAGAGCGCGCTTGGCGACCTTGCTAAGCAATTCCTTGGGAAGCTCGTCTCCTAG
- a CDS encoding LysM peptidoglycan-binding domain-containing protein, producing the protein MANLEQLKQKYSPVISTIQEFGEFGAKLDAVDLAGEQLHIKGSVPSQVIANRVWDVIKQVDPTYSDLKHEIATTGGADQPYTVKAGDSLSKVSKLFYGNVNKYNEIARANGISDPNLIRVGQRINVPPLS; encoded by the coding sequence ATGGCTAATCTCGAACAATTGAAGCAGAAGTATAGCCCCGTTATTTCAACGATCCAGGAGTTTGGCGAGTTCGGGGCCAAGCTCGATGCAGTGGATCTCGCCGGAGAGCAGTTGCACATCAAAGGGTCCGTCCCTTCACAGGTAATCGCGAACCGCGTCTGGGATGTGATCAAGCAGGTCGATCCCACCTACTCCGATCTGAAGCACGAGATCGCGACAACGGGCGGAGCGGACCAGCCGTACACGGTCAAGGCCGGCGACAGCCTCTCGAAGGTGAGCAAGCTGTTCTACGGAAACGTCAACAAGTACAACGAGATCGCGCGGGCCAATGGAATCTCTGACCCGAACCTGATCCGGGTTGGACAGCGGATCAATGTTCCGCCTCTGAGCTGA
- a CDS encoding YXWGXW repeat-containing protein has translation MKAKWLYGGILASAFATPAFGQVSFGVTIGTPPPPLRYEVRPAIPAPGYVWQSGYWVIRGHRWVWVPGVWVQPPYPGAYWSHPHYDRYSDGWHVHEGHWDREDHDDHYWENHGHHER, from the coding sequence ATGAAAGCAAAATGGTTGTACGGCGGTATTCTGGCTTCGGCATTTGCGACTCCAGCATTTGGACAGGTGTCATTCGGCGTCACCATAGGTACTCCTCCGCCTCCGCTGCGTTATGAGGTACGCCCGGCGATTCCCGCACCGGGCTATGTCTGGCAGAGCGGCTACTGGGTGATTCGCGGCCACCGCTGGGTCTGGGTTCCGGGCGTGTGGGTGCAACCCCCTTATCCGGGAGCGTATTGGTCCCATCCCCACTACGACCGCTATTCCGACGGCTGGCATGTGCATGAGGGCCACTGGGACCGCGAGGACCACGACGACCATTATTGGGAGAACCATGGCCATCACGAGAGATAA
- a CDS encoding VOC family protein, protein MANTRVQPFLMFEGKAEEAMNFYVSLFDGAQVLEILRYGPDEAGKEGSVMRASFSIGGQTILCIDSIVKHGFSFTPAFSLFVNCESEGEIVRLSSALSEGGSTFMPLDDYGFSRKFAWVSDRYGVSWQLNLA, encoded by the coding sequence ATGGCAAATACCAGGGTTCAGCCGTTTCTCATGTTTGAAGGTAAAGCCGAAGAGGCGATGAACTTCTACGTCTCCTTGTTCGATGGCGCACAGGTCCTCGAGATCCTTCGCTACGGTCCTGACGAGGCGGGAAAAGAAGGCTCGGTGATGCGTGCGAGCTTTTCCATCGGCGGCCAGACAATCCTCTGCATCGACAGCATCGTCAAGCATGGATTCTCCTTCACACCGGCGTTCTCGCTCTTTGTTAACTGCGAATCGGAGGGCGAGATCGTCCGGCTCTCCTCGGCACTCTCGGAGGGCGGAAGTACCTTCATGCCGCTCGACGACTACGGCTTCAGCCGCAAATTCGCGTGGGTCAGCGATCGCTACGGCGTCTCGTGGCAACTTAATCTGGCCTAA